TAACTGTCGACACTTGTTTGTGATGTAATAACCAATTTATAGCCATTTGAGATAAAGGTCTTCCAATTCTATTGGCTAAAATCTTTAATTCTTCAACTTTTTCTACACTTTTGATAAAAAGCTCTTTATTCTTAAATATTTCATCCATTGCTCTAGGATCGTTTTTCGGTGGTTCATAATCCTTTGAAATCTTTCCCGTTAACAACCCTTTCGCTAGAGGACTGTATGGAATCACCGTTAAATCATACTTATCAACGACTGGAAACAGCTCTTTTTCAACGTTTCTGACCAATAAGTTGTAATAATTTTGGGTGGAAACAATATCCACATATTTTATCAAAGTCTCTACTTGTTGTGCGCTAAAGTTAGACACACCGATGTATCTAGCTTTTTTGCTATCTAAAATCTGTTGTAACGCCTCAGCAGTTTCTTCTAATGGAGTATTGGGATCCGGCCAATGAATTTGATATAGATCAACATAATCACATTTTAGTCTTCTAAGTGAATCATCTATTTCTTTCAATACCCTTTCCTTTTTTAAATTATTCCTAATTCTTCCCCTTTGATCCCATTCCAAACCACATTTAGTAGCAATGTAAAGATCTTCTCTCTTTTTTCCTTTTAAAAATTCTCCAACTATTTCTTCAGATTGACCTCGACCGTAGGCAGGGGCGGTATCAAAAAAATTAACTCCATTATCGTAGGCTAAGTTCAATATTTTAACACCATTTTCCTTCTCAATAGGTCCCCAATTTCCACCTAACTCCCAAGCTCCGTATCCTACAACAGATACGTTCATATCTGTCTTTCCAAACTTTTTGAACCTCACAAAAACCACTCCTTTTCTAATTTGATTCTTAACTTACAAAAACAATGGGTATTCCTTGTTATTATTATACCATATAGAAAAATTCGTTGGTTTGTTAATTAGTTTCACAAATATGATAAAATTGCATATGAATAAAAAAAATTAAAGGGAGTTCATATGATTTGAAAGTCAAAAATATTATCGTTACGATAAGTTTGATTAGGTTCTATCACGAAAATAGTG
Above is a genomic segment from Petrotoga miotherma DSM 10691 containing:
- a CDS encoding aldo/keto reductase, which encodes MRFKKFGKTDMNVSVVGYGAWELGGNWGPIEKENGVKILNLAYDNGVNFFDTAPAYGRGQSEEIVGEFLKGKKREDLYIATKCGLEWDQRGRIRNNLKKERVLKEIDDSLRRLKCDYVDLYQIHWPDPNTPLEETAEALQQILDSKKARYIGVSNFSAQQVETLIKYVDIVSTQNYYNLLVRNVEKELFPVVDKYDLTVIPYSPLAKGLLTGKISKDYEPPKNDPRAMDEIFKNKELFIKSVEKVEELKILANRIGRPLSQMAINWLLHHKQVSTVIAGSKDEKHVLENIEAGNWELSDDIYLKIEKIVGE